In Leucoraja erinacea ecotype New England unplaced genomic scaffold, Leri_hhj_1 Leri_55S, whole genome shotgun sequence, a genomic segment contains:
- the LOC129694153 gene encoding glutamate-rich protein 1 has protein sequence MVDRARAFKRRVLKKLYCSSLEEKIKESRAEQEQREAERKTTNNDAIGAAQIVPEGRKVYTVSLPSGYEVCATRPSETDESEESSEQSEGRHSTKNFQRKRKRQRKCKSSVHEGLSEKAQTEFQQPRRVQTDSLQAVTLDSAKPEAEILTKNRRRKLKKKRHKEKLRAAGLVTKAIAVELIYQPDENSNDDIAEGGKIVGVMDSNET, from the exons CATTCAAGCGAAGGGTATTAAAGAAGTTATATTGTTCATCACTTGAAGAAAAGATAAAAGAATCAAGGGcagagcaggaacagagagaagCGGAAAGAAAAACAACTAACAATGACGCAATAG GTGCTGCACAAATTGTTCCTGAAGGCAGAAAAGTCTATACCGTGAGCTTGCCCTCTGGATATGAAGTGTGTGCCACCAGACCCAGTGAAACGGATGAATCTGAAGAGTCAAGTGAACAATCAGAAG GAAGACATTCTACAAAAAACTTCCAGAGAAAGCGCAAGCGGCAGAGGAAATGCAAGAGCTCAGTGCACGAGGGCCTGAGTGAAAAGGCACAAACCGAATTCCAGCAGCCGCGGAGGGTGCAAACTGACAGTCTTCAAGCAGTGACATTGGATTCTGCAAAGCCTGAAGCTGAAATATTAACGAAAAACAGGAGAAGAAAACTAAAGAAGAAACGGCATAAAGAGAAGCTGAGGGCTGCTGGACTGGTGACCAAAGCCATAGCTGTTGAATTAATTTATCAACCAGATGAGAACAGTAATGATGATATTGCTGAAGGTGGGAAAATAGTTGGAGTCATGGACTCAAATGAAACCTAG